In the Aromatoleum bremense genome, one interval contains:
- a CDS encoding transmembrane anchor protein: MYNTDLPTRAELPGTGKLLRSTAIAALIATGLLITTILPAEYGIDPTGAGRALGLTQMGEIKISLASEANAGEAAPAGGVAPTVSSPPRAAIAVATAPAPHGHEHEHSAAAAPVVTSRSEPAAAEVVPARQHTVTISLKPGKAAEVKLTMQKDASVRYEWSTVGGAVNYDTHGDPVKAPKGFYHGYSKGKNETANAGTLQAAFDGKHGWFWRNRSAAEVTVTLKTSGDYAQIERVL, from the coding sequence ATGTACAACACCGATCTTCCGACTCGCGCCGAACTGCCGGGCACGGGCAAATTGCTGCGTTCCACCGCCATCGCCGCGCTGATCGCGACCGGCCTGCTCATCACGACCATCCTGCCGGCGGAGTACGGCATCGATCCGACCGGCGCCGGCCGCGCCCTCGGCCTTACGCAGATGGGTGAAATCAAGATTTCGCTCGCGTCCGAAGCCAACGCCGGAGAAGCGGCGCCTGCAGGCGGCGTCGCGCCGACCGTGTCATCGCCCCCCCGGGCAGCCATAGCGGTCGCGACAGCCCCCGCTCCCCATGGTCACGAACATGAGCACTCAGCCGCTGCGGCGCCCGTCGTGACATCACGCTCCGAGCCGGCAGCAGCCGAGGTGGTCCCGGCGCGGCAACATACCGTGACGATCAGCCTCAAGCCCGGCAAGGCCGCGGAAGTCAAGCTGACGATGCAAAAGGACGCCAGCGTCCGTTACGAGTGGTCAACTGTCGGGGGAGCAGTCAATTACGATACGCACGGTGACCCAGTCAAAGCGCCAAAAGGCTTCTACCACGGCTACAGCAAGGGCAAGAACGAAACCGCCAATGCGGGCACGCTGCAAGCGGCTTTCGACGGCAAGCACGGCTGGTTCTGGCGTAACCGCTCGGCAGCCGAGGTTACCGTGACGTTGAAGACCAGTGGGGACTACGCGCAGATCGAACGCGTGCTGTAA
- a CDS encoding DMT family transporter, producing the protein MHSAVVYALLAAALFGASTPFAKLLVGELPPILLAGLLYLGSGTGLMLIRLVRDRGWKPSGLAPSEWPWLLGAILFGGVLGPVALLFGLTSTSGSAASLLLNLEAVLTAVIAWVVFKENADRRIVLGMLAIVAGGVVLSWPTGDGGMTGWIGPLAIAGACLCWAIDNNLTRKVSASDALFIAGSKGMIAGAVNTSLALSLGAAVPNATIVFATMGVGLLGYGISLVMFVLALRGLGTARTGAYFSTAPFIGAAMALVLLGESTYPAFWLAAGLMGCGVWLHLTEHHEHEHAHEPLEHSHRHVHDEHHQHEHDFDWDSSEPHEHRHSHGAMIHKHPHFPDIHHRHAH; encoded by the coding sequence ATGCATAGCGCCGTCGTCTATGCCCTGCTGGCTGCAGCCCTGTTCGGCGCAAGCACGCCATTCGCCAAGTTGCTGGTCGGCGAGCTTCCGCCCATATTGCTTGCCGGCCTGCTTTATCTGGGCAGCGGCACCGGTCTCATGCTTATTCGCCTCGTCCGGGATAGGGGCTGGAAGCCCTCCGGCCTTGCCCCCTCGGAATGGCCCTGGCTCTTGGGTGCCATCCTCTTTGGCGGGGTGCTTGGTCCAGTGGCCCTGCTGTTTGGTCTGACCTCGACGAGCGGTTCGGCCGCTTCCCTGTTGCTGAATCTGGAAGCAGTGCTCACCGCGGTTATCGCCTGGGTCGTGTTCAAGGAAAACGCCGACCGCCGCATTGTGCTGGGCATGCTCGCCATCGTTGCTGGAGGCGTCGTACTGTCGTGGCCGACTGGGGATGGAGGCATGACCGGTTGGATCGGCCCGCTCGCGATTGCGGGTGCCTGCCTGTGCTGGGCGATCGACAACAATCTGACCCGCAAGGTCTCGGCGTCGGATGCCTTGTTCATTGCGGGAAGCAAAGGGATGATTGCCGGCGCGGTGAACACTTCACTGGCGCTGTCGCTCGGGGCCGCGGTGCCAAACGCGACCATCGTGTTTGCGACGATGGGCGTCGGGCTCCTCGGCTATGGCATCAGCCTCGTCATGTTTGTGCTGGCCCTGCGAGGGCTCGGCACCGCGCGGACGGGGGCCTACTTTTCCACTGCGCCATTCATTGGCGCCGCGATGGCGCTGGTTTTGCTCGGCGAATCGACTTATCCGGCGTTCTGGTTGGCGGCTGGCCTGATGGGCTGCGGGGTGTGGCTGCACCTGACGGAACACCACGAACACGAACACGCGCACGAACCACTCGAGCACAGCCATCGTCATGTGCATGACGAACACCACCAGCATGAGCACGATTTCGATTGGGACAGTAGCGAACCGCATGAACATCGGCACAGTCACGGTGCCATGATCCATAAGCACCCGCATTTCCCGGATATTCACCACCGACACGCACATTGA
- a CDS encoding type II toxin-antitoxin system RelE/ParE family toxin encodes MLFAVATVDCLANANCVLDQLMEAVESLAQFPKRGSYPKELVPLGIKEYRQTTFKPYRVIYRVTGSQVVVYLIVDGRRDMQSAPARRLLGA; translated from the coding sequence CTGCTCTTTGCCGTAGCGACTGTCGACTGCCTGGCGAACGCAAACTGCGTGCTCGACCAGCTGATGGAAGCCGTGGAAAGCCTGGCACAGTTCCCCAAGCGAGGCAGCTACCCGAAGGAGTTGGTGCCGCTGGGCATCAAGGAATACCGGCAAACCACGTTCAAGCCTTACCGGGTGATTTACCGCGTGACGGGCAGCCAAGTCGTCGTTTACCTGATCGTCGATGGGCGCCGGGACATGCAGTCGGCGCCGGCTCGCCGATTGCTCGGCGCGTGA
- a CDS encoding enoyl-CoA hydratase/isomerase family protein codes for MADTVLLDVSNRVATLTLNRPAQLNALSIEMMQDLLLAVRELRDLKDVDVIVIAGAGDHFMAGGDLKDFATQFHLGPQARMVAFRAIIEKHINPAVEMLQSLHQPVIAKVRGACAGFGLSLMLGCDLALCADSAKFTTAYASIGLAADGGLTYFLPRIVGSRKALELLLLAERFDAAEALRLGLVNRVLPSAELDAETDKLVARLQAGPREAYGEIKRLVASSYDAQIESQLESEAEAFGRCSATGDFVEGITAFLDKRKPAFRGM; via the coding sequence ATGGCCGATACCGTACTGCTCGACGTCTCGAACCGCGTCGCCACGCTCACGCTCAACCGCCCTGCGCAGCTCAACGCCTTGTCGATCGAGATGATGCAGGACCTGCTGCTTGCCGTGCGGGAGTTGCGCGATCTCAAGGATGTCGACGTCATTGTCATCGCCGGCGCCGGCGATCATTTCATGGCGGGCGGCGACCTGAAGGACTTCGCGACGCAGTTCCACCTCGGCCCGCAGGCGCGCATGGTGGCTTTCCGCGCGATCATCGAGAAGCACATCAACCCGGCCGTCGAGATGCTCCAGTCGCTGCACCAGCCCGTCATCGCGAAAGTGCGCGGCGCATGCGCCGGCTTCGGCCTGTCGCTGATGCTCGGCTGCGATCTGGCGCTGTGCGCCGACAGCGCCAAATTCACGACCGCGTATGCATCGATCGGCCTCGCGGCCGACGGCGGCCTGACGTATTTCCTGCCGCGCATCGTCGGCAGCCGCAAGGCGCTGGAACTGCTGCTGCTCGCCGAGCGTTTCGATGCCGCCGAAGCGCTGCGCCTCGGCCTCGTCAACCGCGTCCTGCCGTCCGCCGAGCTCGACGCCGAAACCGACAAGCTCGTCGCCCGGCTGCAGGCGGGGCCGCGCGAAGCCTATGGCGAAATCAAGCGCCTGGTCGCGAGCTCGTACGACGCCCAGATCGAATCGCAACTGGAGAGCGAAGCCGAAGCGTTCGGCCGCTGCAGCGCGACCGGCGACTTCGTCGAGGGCATCACCGCCTTCCTCGATAAGCGCAAGCCGGCGTTCCGCGGGATGTGA
- a CDS encoding acetyl-CoA C-acyltransferase, producing the protein MTRQVQDAYIVAATRTPVARRNGMFAHVRPDDLLAHVLSAVVGKVPALDAHEIADVIVGCAMPEAEQGMNVARIGLLLAGLPDSVPGITINRFCASGLQAVADAAARIRLGEADVMIAAGTESMSAMPQIMGNKVSLNPAIFANRDNVGIAFGMGLTAEKVAQQWKVSREDQDLFALHSNQRASAAIAAGHFRAEITPYTVRTHLPGDGGAVRVVERVRDTDEGPRPDASLDALAKLKPVFAARGSVTAGNSSQMSDGAGAVLLMSEAALKRYGATPIARFVSYSVAGVPPQIMGIGPVEAIPRALAAGGVSLADVGWIELNEAFAAQSLAVIRELGLDPARVNPFGGAIALGHPLGATGAIRTATVMSAMQRDPKLRYAMVTMCVGTGMGAAGVFERV; encoded by the coding sequence ATGACCAGACAAGTCCAGGACGCCTACATCGTCGCCGCGACGCGCACGCCCGTCGCCCGGCGCAACGGAATGTTCGCGCACGTGCGGCCCGACGACCTGCTCGCGCACGTGCTGTCGGCCGTCGTCGGCAAGGTGCCGGCGCTCGACGCGCACGAGATCGCGGATGTCATCGTCGGCTGCGCGATGCCGGAGGCCGAGCAGGGCATGAACGTCGCGCGCATCGGCCTGCTGCTCGCCGGGCTGCCGGACAGCGTGCCCGGCATCACGATCAATCGCTTCTGCGCCTCCGGGCTGCAGGCGGTCGCGGACGCCGCGGCGCGCATTCGCCTGGGGGAGGCCGACGTGATGATCGCCGCCGGTACCGAGTCGATGAGCGCGATGCCGCAGATCATGGGCAACAAGGTCAGCCTGAACCCGGCGATCTTCGCCAATCGCGACAACGTCGGCATCGCGTTCGGCATGGGGCTGACTGCCGAGAAAGTCGCGCAGCAGTGGAAAGTCAGCCGCGAAGACCAGGATCTTTTCGCGCTGCATTCGAACCAGCGCGCGTCCGCGGCGATCGCCGCCGGGCATTTCCGCGCCGAGATCACGCCTTATACGGTCCGCACGCACTTGCCTGGCGACGGCGGTGCGGTGCGCGTCGTCGAGCGTGTCCGCGACACCGACGAAGGGCCGCGGCCGGACGCGTCGCTCGACGCGCTGGCGAAGCTCAAGCCGGTGTTCGCCGCGCGCGGCTCGGTCACCGCCGGCAACAGCTCGCAGATGTCCGACGGCGCCGGCGCGGTGCTGCTGATGAGCGAGGCGGCGCTGAAACGCTACGGCGCGACGCCGATCGCCCGTTTCGTCAGCTATTCGGTCGCCGGCGTGCCGCCCCAGATCATGGGCATCGGCCCGGTCGAAGCGATTCCGCGCGCGCTCGCCGCGGGTGGCGTGAGTCTCGCCGACGTCGGCTGGATCGAACTCAACGAAGCGTTCGCCGCGCAGTCGTTGGCAGTGATCCGCGAGCTCGGGCTCGACCCGGCGCGAGTCAACCCGTTCGGCGGCGCGATCGCGCTCGGCCACCCGCTCGGCGCGACCGGCGCCATCCGCACCGCGACCGTGATGAGCGCGATGCAGCGCGATCCGAAGCTGCGCTATGCGATGGTGACGATGTGCGTCGGCACCGGCATGGGCGCAGCGGGAGTGTTCGAGCGGGTGTAG
- a CDS encoding 3-hydroxyacyl-CoA dehydrogenase/enoyl-CoA hydratase family protein, with product MSKLIIRKIAVLGAGVMGAQIAAHCANADVPVVLFDLPAKDGPPNGVIERAIAGLAKLDPAPFAASARAGHIDAANYDTDLERLRDCDLVIEAIAEKMEWKLDLYAKVAPYLRADAIFASNTSGLSIGKLAEGMPEALRPRFCGVHFFNPPRYMALVELIPAPATDRAMLDALEAWLTTRLGKSIVRAKDTPNFVANRVGVFSILAVMHHTTRLGLGFDEVDALTGPLIGRPKSATYRTADVVGLDTLAHVIDTMQATLPDDPWHTWFRQPDWLQALIAKGALGQKTRAGIYRKDGKKILVLDPKAGDYRPSGGDIVSEVAAVLQTKNTAEKFAWLGASGLPEAQFLWAIFRDLFHYCAVHLEDIADSARDIDLAMRWGFGWARGPFETWQAAGWADVAKAIQMDIDAGRAMTKEPLPAWVFLRGSVHEAAGSYSARDNLLKARPTLPVYRRQLYPDALLGEAPADRGETLWENGGDADGVRLWTRPDVDARIGILSFKATLHAIGDEVIDGLLEAIARAETDLDGVVLWHDAPFAVGANLRQVADACKAGQFGLLDGKVAKFQQVSMAIRHAQVPVVAAVEGMALGGGCEFAMHAAHRVLALESYVGLVEAGVGLIPAGGGSKEFALQAHRRAQHAAGRDVFPYIQQSFQTIAMATVAKSALEAVQLGFAQPSDDVVLHARELPYVAIRRARAMFEAGWRPPLVNRAVTVAGRNGIATCELMLVNMAEGGFISEHDYKVAKAAATALCGGEVETNAQVGEQWILDVERALFVELLKTEKTQQRIAHMLETGKPLRN from the coding sequence ATGAGCAAGCTGATCATCCGCAAGATAGCTGTGCTGGGCGCCGGCGTCATGGGGGCACAGATCGCGGCGCATTGCGCGAACGCCGATGTGCCGGTCGTGCTGTTCGACCTGCCGGCGAAGGACGGCCCGCCGAACGGCGTCATCGAACGCGCGATCGCCGGCCTGGCGAAGCTCGACCCGGCACCGTTCGCGGCTTCGGCGCGCGCCGGCCATATCGACGCCGCGAACTACGACACCGATCTCGAACGCCTGCGCGACTGCGACCTCGTCATCGAGGCGATCGCCGAGAAGATGGAGTGGAAGCTCGACCTTTACGCGAAGGTCGCGCCGTATCTGCGCGCCGACGCGATCTTCGCGTCGAACACGTCGGGCCTGTCGATCGGGAAGCTCGCCGAGGGCATGCCCGAAGCGCTGCGGCCGCGTTTCTGCGGCGTGCATTTCTTCAACCCGCCGCGCTACATGGCGCTCGTCGAGCTGATCCCGGCCCCCGCGACCGACCGGGCGATGCTCGACGCGCTCGAAGCGTGGCTGACGACGCGGCTCGGCAAGTCGATCGTGCGCGCGAAGGACACGCCGAACTTCGTCGCGAACCGCGTCGGCGTGTTCTCGATCCTCGCGGTGATGCACCACACCACAAGGCTCGGCCTCGGCTTCGACGAAGTCGACGCGCTGACCGGCCCGCTGATCGGCCGGCCGAAGAGCGCGACCTACCGCACCGCGGATGTCGTCGGTCTCGACACGCTCGCCCACGTCATCGACACGATGCAGGCGACGCTGCCTGATGACCCGTGGCACACCTGGTTCCGCCAGCCGGACTGGCTGCAGGCGCTGATCGCGAAAGGCGCGCTCGGGCAGAAGACGCGCGCCGGCATCTACCGCAAGGACGGCAAGAAGATCCTCGTGCTCGACCCGAAGGCCGGCGACTACCGGCCGAGCGGCGGCGACATCGTGTCGGAAGTGGCAGCGGTGCTGCAGACGAAGAACACTGCCGAGAAGTTCGCGTGGCTCGGCGCGAGCGGGCTGCCCGAGGCGCAGTTCCTGTGGGCGATCTTCCGCGACCTGTTCCATTACTGCGCGGTGCATCTCGAGGACATCGCCGACAGCGCGCGCGACATCGATCTGGCGATGCGCTGGGGCTTCGGCTGGGCGCGCGGGCCGTTCGAGACCTGGCAGGCCGCGGGCTGGGCGGACGTCGCGAAAGCGATCCAGATGGACATCGACGCCGGCCGCGCAATGACGAAGGAGCCGCTGCCGGCGTGGGTGTTCCTGCGCGGCAGCGTGCACGAGGCGGCAGGCTCGTATTCCGCGCGCGACAACCTCCTCAAGGCCCGCCCGACGCTGCCGGTCTATCGCCGCCAGCTCTACCCCGACGCGCTGCTCGGCGAAGCGCCTGCCGACCGCGGTGAAACGCTGTGGGAGAACGGCGGCGACGCTGACGGCGTGCGGCTGTGGACGCGCCCGGACGTCGACGCGCGCATCGGCATCCTGTCGTTCAAGGCGACGCTGCACGCGATCGGCGACGAAGTCATCGACGGGCTGCTCGAGGCGATCGCGCGTGCCGAGACGGATCTCGACGGCGTCGTGCTGTGGCACGACGCGCCATTCGCCGTCGGCGCGAATCTGCGGCAGGTCGCGGACGCGTGCAAGGCTGGCCAGTTCGGACTGCTCGATGGCAAGGTCGCGAAATTCCAGCAGGTGTCGATGGCGATCCGCCACGCGCAGGTGCCGGTCGTCGCCGCGGTCGAGGGGATGGCGCTCGGCGGCGGCTGCGAGTTCGCGATGCATGCGGCGCACCGCGTGCTGGCGCTCGAGAGCTACGTCGGCCTCGTCGAAGCCGGCGTCGGCCTGATTCCGGCCGGCGGCGGCAGCAAGGAATTCGCGCTGCAGGCGCACCGGCGCGCGCAGCACGCGGCGGGCCGCGACGTGTTCCCGTACATCCAGCAGAGCTTCCAGACGATCGCGATGGCGACCGTCGCGAAAAGCGCGCTCGAGGCGGTGCAGCTCGGCTTCGCGCAACCCTCGGACGATGTCGTGCTGCATGCGCGCGAACTGCCGTACGTCGCGATTCGCCGCGCGCGGGCAATGTTTGAGGCCGGCTGGCGCCCGCCGCTGGTCAACCGCGCGGTGACGGTCGCGGGGCGCAACGGCATCGCGACCTGCGAGCTGATGCTCGTCAACATGGCCGAAGGCGGCTTCATCTCGGAACACGACTACAAGGTCGCGAAAGCGGCGGCGACCGCGCTGTGCGGCGGCGAAGTCGAGACGAATGCGCAGGTCGGCGAGCAGTGGATCCTCGACGTCGAGCGCGCGCTGTTCGTCGAGCTGCTGAAAACCGAAAAGACGCAGCAGCGCATCGCGCACATGCTGGAAACCGGCAAGCCGCTGCGCAACTGA
- a CDS encoding OmpP1/FadL family transporter translates to MHTTMIARAVPAALLAMASGVASAAGFQLMEQNASGLGNAYAGSAAVAENAGTIFFNPAGMTQLQAREASFGVAAVRPSFEFSDKGSQSGVLRGNGDDAGGWAALPNAYLSWALNKDLYVGVGLSAPFGLVTDYDESWVGGAQSLNFEIKTYNINPSIAYRVNDKLSLGAGLNWQRAEAEYERIAAVAPGLATTFATLDVDSDAWGWNIGVLFTPSPSMKIGVSYRSKIEHELEGDLKLKGTLAGAVPQTTSGKARADVDLPDTLIMSVAQQLDERWEMLGDLSWTGWSNIKKVDIDRRSGPLSGVTVQTLNTDYRDSWRVALGANYKLNDAWKLKFGVAYDQAPVRGRDRRLVALPDNDRTWFALGGQWKATKTTTLDVGGAYLYVRDTKIDNDQSAAGRGRVTGEYESDVWIFGAQYSMAF, encoded by the coding sequence ATGCATACGACGATGATTGCCCGGGCAGTCCCGGCAGCGCTGCTGGCGATGGCCTCCGGCGTAGCCTCGGCCGCCGGTTTCCAGCTGATGGAGCAGAACGCCAGCGGGCTCGGCAACGCCTACGCGGGCTCCGCGGCGGTCGCCGAGAACGCCGGCACGATCTTCTTCAACCCGGCCGGCATGACGCAGCTGCAGGCGCGCGAAGCGTCGTTCGGCGTGGCGGCGGTGCGGCCGAGCTTCGAGTTCAGCGACAAGGGCTCGCAGAGCGGCGTGCTCCGCGGCAATGGCGACGACGCGGGCGGGTGGGCGGCGCTGCCGAACGCCTACCTGTCGTGGGCGCTGAACAAGGATTTGTATGTCGGCGTCGGCCTGAGCGCTCCGTTCGGCCTCGTCACCGACTACGACGAGTCGTGGGTCGGCGGCGCCCAGTCGCTGAACTTCGAGATCAAGACCTACAACATCAACCCGTCGATCGCGTATCGCGTCAATGACAAGCTCTCGCTTGGTGCCGGCCTGAACTGGCAGCGCGCCGAAGCGGAGTACGAGCGCATCGCCGCGGTCGCGCCCGGCCTCGCCACGACGTTCGCGACGCTCGATGTCGACTCCGATGCGTGGGGCTGGAACATCGGCGTGTTGTTCACGCCGTCGCCGTCGATGAAAATCGGGGTCTCGTACCGTTCGAAGATCGAGCACGAGCTCGAAGGCGACCTGAAGCTCAAGGGGACGCTCGCGGGCGCCGTGCCGCAGACGACCAGCGGCAAGGCCCGCGCGGATGTCGATCTGCCCGACACGCTGATCATGAGCGTCGCGCAACAGCTCGACGAGCGCTGGGAAATGCTCGGCGATCTGTCGTGGACGGGCTGGAGCAACATCAAAAAAGTCGACATCGACCGCCGTTCGGGGCCGCTGTCGGGCGTCACCGTGCAGACGCTGAACACCGACTACCGCGACAGCTGGCGCGTCGCGCTCGGCGCGAACTACAAGCTCAACGACGCGTGGAAGCTGAAGTTCGGCGTCGCCTACGACCAGGCGCCGGTGAGGGGCAGGGACCGCCGGCTCGTCGCGCTGCCGGACAACGACCGCACCTGGTTTGCGCTCGGCGGGCAGTGGAAGGCGACCAAGACGACGACGCTCGATGTCGGCGGCGCTTACCTCTACGTGCGCGACACGAAGATCGACAACGACCAGAGCGCGGCAGGACGCGGGCGCGTCACCGGCGAATACGAGTCCGACGTCTGGATCTTCGGCGCGCAATACTCGATGGCGTTCTGA
- a CDS encoding acyl-CoA thioesterase, whose product MSDVSTTPVKLPKNRQPALRVMPMPGDLNPAGDVFGGWIMSMVDIAGGIAAHYRARGRCATVAVNAFTFKQPVSVGDLVSFYADVVSVGRTSITVDVQVFAERNPESLFVVKVTEAKLTYVALDDHGNKRPVPPAE is encoded by the coding sequence ATGTCCGACGTTTCAACGACCCCGGTGAAATTGCCGAAGAACCGCCAGCCGGCGCTGCGGGTGATGCCGATGCCGGGGGACCTCAACCCCGCCGGCGACGTGTTTGGCGGCTGGATCATGTCGATGGTCGACATCGCGGGCGGCATCGCCGCGCACTACCGCGCGCGCGGCCGCTGCGCGACGGTCGCGGTCAACGCCTTCACGTTCAAGCAGCCGGTGTCGGTCGGCGACTTGGTCAGCTTTTATGCCGACGTGGTGTCGGTCGGGCGCACCTCGATCACCGTCGATGTCCAGGTGTTCGCCGAGCGCAATCCCGAGAGCTTGTTCGTGGTGAAGGTCACCGAGGCGAAGCTGACGTACGTGGCGCTCGACGACCACGGCAACAAGCGACCGGTGCCGCCGGCCGAATGA
- a CDS encoding 3-hydroxyacyl-CoA dehydrogenase NAD-binding domain-containing protein gives MGTHYEHLRLVRDGEGGENVGGDGGGLAWLYLDRAGAATNTLSRDVLDELAAVFAALEAQPPQGLVIASAKPAGFVAGADIEEFTRLDSPQAARDLVGRGWELFNRLARLRFPTLALIRGHCLGGGLELALACRYRVVVDEPATKLALPEVMLGIVPAWGGMKRLPETIGAPAALDLMLTGKSVDARRAKQLGLADECVPPRVMENAARMLVLSGQRRRKPPLALRLMNGPLKSIVADRARKQVASKAPREHYPAPYAIVDIWQRFGGNALAVPAGHPASLEAILRSPTAKNLIRVFFLQERLKAFGKSDDNRGEFAPRRVHVVGAGVMGGDIAAVCALAGMTVTLQDQAVERIAPAVARAAKLFERKLRGDAATKARQVRFALDRLIPDPHGHGARRADVVIEAIFENLDAKRALFADLERRASPDAVLATNTSSLRIEDIAAGLAHPARLVGIHFFNPVAQMPLVEVVAGEASDADALYRAAAFVRRLDKLPLPVRSAPGFLVNAVLGPYMLEALRCVEEGIAPEAVDAALVAFGMPMGPVELVDTVGLDIALAAGKALGGGAVAVPKRLAELVAAGHLGRKSGQGYYRWSDGKAQKAAVDTVPAGLAARIVAPLLAAARRCVNEGVVADADLADAGVIFGTGFAPFTGGPLHYLASAGEKPLDAASARRDDAIVPAR, from the coding sequence ATGGGGACGCACTACGAACACCTGCGCCTCGTGCGCGACGGCGAGGGGGGCGAAAACGTGGGTGGAGACGGGGGCGGCCTCGCGTGGCTGTACCTCGATCGCGCCGGCGCGGCGACGAACACGCTGTCGCGCGACGTGCTCGACGAACTCGCGGCCGTGTTCGCCGCGCTCGAAGCGCAGCCGCCGCAAGGGCTCGTCATCGCCTCGGCGAAACCTGCCGGCTTCGTCGCCGGCGCCGACATCGAGGAATTCACGCGCCTCGACTCGCCGCAGGCGGCGCGCGATCTGGTCGGCCGTGGCTGGGAGCTCTTCAACCGGCTCGCGCGCCTGCGCTTTCCGACGCTCGCGCTGATTCGCGGCCATTGCCTCGGCGGCGGGCTGGAACTCGCGCTCGCGTGCCGCTACCGCGTCGTCGTCGACGAGCCTGCGACGAAACTCGCACTGCCCGAAGTGATGCTCGGCATCGTGCCCGCGTGGGGCGGCATGAAGCGGCTGCCGGAGACGATCGGCGCACCGGCGGCGCTTGACCTGATGTTGACCGGAAAGAGCGTCGACGCGCGCCGCGCGAAGCAGCTCGGGCTCGCCGACGAGTGCGTGCCGCCGCGCGTTATGGAGAACGCCGCGCGCATGCTCGTGCTGTCCGGCCAGCGGCGGCGAAAGCCGCCCCTCGCGTTGCGGCTGATGAACGGTCCGCTGAAGTCGATCGTCGCCGACCGGGCGAGGAAGCAGGTCGCCTCGAAGGCGCCGCGCGAGCATTACCCGGCGCCGTACGCGATTGTCGACATCTGGCAGCGCTTCGGCGGCAACGCGCTGGCGGTGCCGGCCGGCCACCCGGCGTCGCTCGAAGCGATCTTGCGCTCGCCGACGGCGAAGAACCTCATCCGCGTGTTCTTCCTGCAGGAGCGGCTGAAGGCGTTCGGCAAGAGTGATGACAACCGCGGTGAGTTCGCCCCGCGCCGCGTGCATGTCGTCGGTGCCGGCGTCATGGGTGGCGACATCGCGGCCGTGTGCGCGCTCGCGGGCATGACGGTGACGCTGCAGGACCAGGCCGTCGAGCGCATCGCGCCGGCCGTCGCCCGCGCCGCGAAGCTCTTCGAGCGCAAGCTGCGCGGCGACGCGGCGACGAAAGCGAGGCAGGTGCGCTTCGCCCTCGACCGGCTGATCCCGGACCCGCACGGCCATGGCGCGCGGCGCGCCGATGTCGTGATCGAGGCGATCTTCGAGAATCTCGACGCGAAGCGCGCCTTGTTCGCGGACCTCGAGCGCCGCGCCAGCCCCGATGCCGTGCTCGCGACGAACACGTCGAGCCTGCGCATCGAGGACATCGCGGCCGGGCTCGCGCACCCGGCGCGCCTCGTCGGCATCCACTTCTTCAACCCGGTCGCACAGATGCCGCTCGTCGAAGTCGTCGCCGGCGAGGCGTCCGATGCCGACGCGCTCTACCGCGCCGCCGCGTTCGTCCGCCGCCTCGACAAGCTGCCGCTGCCGGTCCGCAGCGCCCCCGGCTTCCTCGTCAATGCGGTGCTCGGGCCGTACATGCTCGAAGCGCTGCGATGCGTCGAGGAAGGCATCGCGCCGGAAGCCGTCGACGCGGCGCTGGTCGCGTTCGGCATGCCGATGGGGCCCGTCGAGCTCGTTGACACGGTCGGACTCGATATCGCGCTCGCCGCCGGCAAGGCGCTCGGCGGGGGCGCCGTGGCAGTGCCGAAACGGCTCGCGGAGCTCGTCGCCGCCGGCCATCTCGGCAGGAAGTCCGGCCAGGGCTATTACCGCTGGAGCGACGGCAAGGCGCAGAAAGCCGCGGTCGACACGGTGCCCGCGGGGCTCGCCGCGCGCATCGTCGCGCCGCTCCTCGCCGCGGCGCGTCGCTGCGTCAATGAGGGCGTCGTCGCCGATGCGGATCTCGCCGACGCCGGCGTGATCTTCGGCACCGGCTTCGCGCCCTTCACCGGCGGCCCGCTGCACTATCTCGCGTCCGCCGGGGAAAAACCGCTCGACGCGGCATCGGCACGCCGGGATGATGCTATCGTTCCTGCCCGATGA